From the Spiribacter sp. 2438 genome, one window contains:
- the ltnD gene encoding L-threonate dehydrogenase, whose product MSSGASTNVAVVGLGAMGMGAARALLDAGFAVTGCDVSSEAMAAFADAGGSVAATPAEAADGASVVLLIVVNADQVEQVLFGDEGLVHARLSANSVILQNATVPPAFAEALPSRLPAGLEILDAPISGGAAKARDGQLSVMASGTPAAFQRAESVLEAMAATVHRLGDRCGPGSSVKLVNQLLAGVHISAAAEAMALGLRMGLDAETVYQVITASAGNSWMFENRMPHVLAGDYQPRSAVEIFVKDLGIVTQTGRDLRFPLPLSAAAQQQFTAASAAGFGREDDSAVIKVYERLAGITLPIAANDEAGV is encoded by the coding sequence GTGAGCAGCGGAGCAAGCACGAACGTCGCCGTCGTCGGACTGGGCGCCATGGGAATGGGAGCGGCCCGCGCCCTTTTGGATGCTGGATTTGCAGTCACGGGCTGCGATGTCAGCTCAGAGGCCATGGCAGCATTTGCGGACGCTGGTGGTTCGGTAGCGGCAACCCCAGCCGAGGCCGCGGACGGTGCGAGCGTTGTGCTGCTGATAGTGGTGAACGCTGATCAAGTCGAGCAGGTGCTCTTTGGTGACGAAGGCCTGGTGCATGCACGACTGAGCGCCAATTCCGTCATTCTCCAGAACGCGACCGTGCCGCCGGCTTTTGCCGAGGCGCTGCCGTCGCGACTGCCCGCTGGACTGGAAATCCTCGATGCACCGATTAGCGGGGGCGCCGCTAAGGCACGAGATGGCCAGCTCTCAGTCATGGCATCCGGTACGCCGGCGGCATTTCAGCGCGCCGAGTCAGTGCTCGAGGCCATGGCGGCGACGGTTCACCGGCTGGGTGATCGCTGCGGACCCGGGTCAAGCGTGAAGCTCGTCAACCAGCTCCTTGCGGGGGTGCACATTTCCGCTGCCGCTGAGGCCATGGCGCTCGGACTTCGCATGGGTCTGGATGCGGAGACGGTCTATCAAGTCATTACCGCGTCGGCCGGTAACTCGTGGATGTTCGAAAATCGCATGCCGCACGTGCTTGCCGGGGACTATCAGCCGCGCTCGGCGGTGGAGATTTTCGTCAAGGATCTTGGGATCGTCACCCAGACCGGGCGGGATTTGCGCTTCCCGTTGCCCCTGTCGGCAGCAGCTCAGCAGCAGTTTACAGCGGCCTCGGCCGCCGGGTTCGGGCGAGAGGATGACTCAGCGGTCATCAAGGTTTACGAGCGCCTTGCCGGCATTACGCTTCCCATCGCGGCGAATGACGAGGCAGGAGTCTGA